In the genome of Malania oleifera isolate guangnan ecotype guangnan chromosome 5, ASM2987363v1, whole genome shotgun sequence, the window CCCTGAAACTTCAGATTTTTGATTAATTAGTTTGTCTGAACTTTGAAATTTAATCAAACCATAAAAGAATTAAGGTATGTTTGGTACAGAACATGTTTAAGTTGGTGAAAAAAGAAATATTTGCATCTCATTTCAAATAGCTGTGACTTAAACTGGGTTTCCCATATATTTATTCTGGTTAGGTTGTGGGAGAACCTCGGAGGGAAGGGAGAGTATTTCTGTCTTCTGGAACACTATTGTGCTTGTTACTCATTTTTCTATGACACCTCATTTCAAATAGCTGTGACTTAAACTGGGTTTCCCATATACTTATTCTGGTTAGGTTGTCGGAGAATCTCGGAGGAAGGAAGAGTATTTCTGTTTTCCCGAACACTATTGCGCTTGTTACTCCTTTTTCTATGACATAGTAAACAGAGGAGAACAGCTGTGTGTAAGTTGCAGTAGTAGTTATCATTAGTTTCAGTCAATGCTATTTCTTAATCTGtttcttcaaaataataatttcaaaaattgaCTAGTTTAATATTGTGTTCTTGCTTTTCCAGTGTAAGCATCAATTAGCTGCAAGACTTGCTGCATCATTAGGGGCATGCATTGAAGTTAAGGTGTCTGATGAGCAGCTAGCAATATTGCTTTCGAAACTCTGATTATGGAGAGAAGTTCAAAGGATTTGTGGTTGAAGAGGTAGGCTATGAGCATATACTATTTGactttgttcctttttttttgttttttcataatGGAGGAACTTTCTCTGGAACATGAAACTTCTCATCTTTCATTATGCTTGAAAGTTGGAAATAACCTATCCTAATTTTTGCAGTGTGAAATTTTCACTAGAGGTTAAAAAAGTTTTGAGGAGATGAATGTGTCAAGTTAATAATTCTGAATCAAGTTAGCATATGAATTAGATT includes:
- the LOC131156346 gene encoding uncharacterized protein LOC131156346 isoform X5; this encodes MSATSLVAESVWKDIQSTGSGPSYFLHFLFGKNFERATRIVDQRGVKRICGEPSGRSIFQVVGESRRKEEYFCFPEHYCACYSFFYDIVNRGEQLCCKHQLAARLAASLGACIEVKVSDEQLAILLSKL
- the LOC131156346 gene encoding uncharacterized protein LOC131156346 isoform X1, encoding MSATSLVAESVWKDIQSTGSAVTNDHLWVLHFLFGKNFERATRIVDQRGVKRICGEPSGRSIFQVVGESRRKEEYFCFPEHYCACYSFFYDIVNRGEQLCCKHQLAARLAASLGACIEVKVSDEQLAILLSKL
- the LOC131156346 gene encoding uncharacterized protein LOC131156346 isoform X3, whose translation is MSATSLVAESVWKDIQSTGSAVTNDHLLHFLFGKNFERATRIVDQRGVKRICGEPSGRSIFQVVGESRRKEEYFCFPEHYCACYSFFYDIVNRGEQLCCKHQLAARLAASLGACIEVKVSDEQLAILLSKL
- the LOC131156346 gene encoding uncharacterized protein LOC131156346 isoform X4; the protein is MSATSLVAESVWKDIQSTGSVTNDHLLHFLFGKNFERATRIVDQRGVKRICGEPSGRSIFQVVGESRRKEEYFCFPEHYCACYSFFYDIVNRGEQLCCKHQLAARLAASLGACIEVKVSDEQLAILLSKL
- the LOC131156346 gene encoding uncharacterized protein LOC131156346 isoform X2; this encodes MSATSLVAESVWKDIQSTGSVTNDHLWVLHFLFGKNFERATRIVDQRGVKRICGEPSGRSIFQVVGESRRKEEYFCFPEHYCACYSFFYDIVNRGEQLCCKHQLAARLAASLGACIEVKVSDEQLAILLSKL